A single Anopheles maculipalpis chromosome 3RL, idAnoMacuDA_375_x, whole genome shotgun sequence DNA region contains:
- the LOC126564534 gene encoding geranylgeranyl transferase type-2 subunit alpha, with product MFRAAMGRIFEKKSTQEYDTEMMDLTTKLLGNNPDIATLWNLRRMCILALKESDTDDIQSVFDKDLGFTEMCLMVNPKSYCAWHHRCWILENAPTADWQKEVELCTKYLKLDERNFHCWDYRRYVVENAKVTPEKEFAFCTEKIEKNFSNYSSWHYRSKLLPVLYPNVDDPSRPISDEKLKEELELVLTAAFTDPNDSSAWFYQRWLLGYSQPELDVATCRVDVRQNLAVLSFSVPIDLTSGGYKLDVPCCDKCNDISDWMPATEGNNFDTTWIMKGTFIVKEERGATVTLITPSDVKHVLNLHTVSREGVIGVKKPKFGYEFGSGIVDVLKAQLASCQELLEYEPDSKWTLLTAALLMKAIDRRGYYETIRQHLAKLETVDALRKGYYLDLASKWSIENRLEEWIEAGKFGMEIDLSGLQLTVLNYVQYLATADAINLSRNRLIDRNLGVLGGLVFCRKLNLEDNALQTGAAIQKLSLVDEIVLKGNEQLVKNNAMVEELRTKVKSLVL from the exons ATGTTCCGCGCCGCAATGGGTCGTATTTTCGAGAAGAAATCCACCCAAGAGTATGATACCGAAATGATGGACCTAACGACGAAACTGTTGGGAAACAATCCGGACATTGCGACCCTATGGAATTTGCGTCGGATGTGCATTTTAGCGCTAAAAGAATCAGACAC TGACGACATTCAGAGTGTTTTCGATAAGGATCTTGGCTTTACGGAAATGTGTCTTATGGTGAACCCGAAATCGTACTGTGCATGGCACCATCGTTGCTGGATATTGGAAAATGCACCCACCGCCGATTGGCAAAAGGAGGTAGAATTGTGCACAAAGTATTTGAAGCTGGACGAGCGTAATT TTCACTGCTGGGACTATCGGCGGTATGTGGTGGAAAATGCGAAAGTAACTCCGGAGAAAGAGTTTGCATTCTGTACGGAAAAGATcgagaaaaacttttccaactaCTCGTCGTGGCATTATCGGAGCAAACTGCTGCCGGTGCTCTACCCAAACGTGGATGATCCAAGCCGTCCGATAAGCGATGAGAAGTTGAAGGAAGAATTGGAACTAGTCCTGACCGCAGCGTTTACCGATCCGAACGATAGCAGTGCTTGGTTTTATCAGCGCTGGTTGCTCGGCTATTCACAACCCGAGCTTGATGTGGCCACCTGTCGGGTGGATGTGAGGCAAAACTTGGCTGTACTGTCGTTCAGTGTACCCATCGACCTAACTTCCGGTGGATATAAGTTGGACGTGCCGTGCTGTGATAAGTGCAACGATATTAGCGATTGGATGCCAGCTACTGAAGGAAACAATTTTGATACAACTTGGATAATGAAAGGCACATTCATTGTTAAGGAAGAAAGAGGCGCAACTGTTACTCTCATCACACCGAGTGACGTAAAACACGTACTCAACCTCCACACCGTATCCCGGGAAGGGGTGATCGGTGTAAAAAAACCAAAGTTTGGCTATGAGTTTGGGTCTGGTATCGTGGACGTGCTGAAAGCACAGCTCGCTTCCTGCCAAGAACTGTTGGAGTATGAACCGGACAGCAAATGGACGCTGCTTACTGCCGCACTACTGATGAAAGCGATTGATCGACGCGGATATTACGAAACGATCCGTCAGCATCTGGCAAAGCTCGAAACGGTCGACGCACTCCGGAAAGGATACTATTTGGATCTTGCTAGCAAATGGTCTATCGAAAatcggttagaagaatggatTGAAGCTGGCAAGTTCGGTATGGAAATTGATCTATCCGGTCTTCAGTTGACCGTCCTGAACTATGTGCAATACCTCGCTACAGCGGATGCGATCAATTTGAGCAGAAATCGATTGATAGATCGTAATTTGGGTGTGCTGGGAGGGTTGGTGTTTTGCAGAAAACTCAATTTAGAAGACAATGCATTGCAAACTGGTGCAGCAATACAGAAACTCTCGCTTGTGGATGAAATTGTACTGAAAGGTAATGAGCAGCTTGTAAAGAACAATGCAATGGTGGAAGAATTGCGAACCAAAGTAAAGAGCCTGGTGCTTTAA